Proteins from a genomic interval of Pseudanabaena yagii GIHE-NHR1:
- a CDS encoding PAS domain S-box protein: MTTTLLMIDASDIKRRKYDCYLTSDRPCNYLIMEADTITKAKELCEQKKPDLILLSWQFPDGNGLEFLDWMKQQGQISLIPTLLLVNQKDEHIAAQSTKSGIQDYLVKEHLTPERLMRSLDNLLERMQLLNNVSDVVNLRKRAEAIKLENEEKFLCLVQCSDDVIWSIDLEGKFIYLSPQFKELFDWETNEWIGRSIIDLVHKGDRPRFTDNVQNVLASASKSEMPVEIRHLQKDGSYVWVSAHMTAVKNHQRDVIAIQGISRDISDRIALAYAIRERKFVETRLNESNEALAAMNQELIRAAQQKKEFLTDISHELRTSLNAVLGSIECLQEGVYGDLNDKQRKILQVIEHSENHLLTLIDKVIYFSQSE, translated from the coding sequence ATGACTACTACTCTCTTAATGATTGATGCGTCTGATATAAAACGGCGCAAATATGATTGCTATTTAACTAGCGATCGCCCTTGTAATTATCTGATCATGGAAGCAGATACTATTACAAAGGCTAAGGAGCTATGTGAACAAAAGAAGCCTGATCTGATTTTATTGAGTTGGCAATTTCCTGATGGTAATGGATTAGAATTTCTGGATTGGATGAAACAACAGGGACAAATATCTCTCATTCCAACCCTGTTACTAGTCAATCAAAAAGATGAACATATTGCAGCTCAATCAACTAAGAGTGGTATCCAAGACTATTTGGTGAAAGAGCATTTAACCCCAGAGAGATTAATGCGATCGCTAGATAATCTCTTAGAACGAATGCAGCTACTTAATAATGTCTCCGATGTGGTGAATTTACGAAAGCGGGCTGAAGCTATTAAGTTGGAGAATGAGGAGAAATTTCTTTGCTTAGTGCAATGTTCTGACGATGTCATTTGGTCAATCGATTTAGAAGGGAAGTTTATTTATCTATCCCCACAATTTAAGGAATTATTTGATTGGGAAACTAATGAATGGATTGGGCGATCAATCATTGATCTTGTGCATAAAGGAGATCGTCCTCGCTTTACAGACAATGTTCAAAACGTCCTAGCATCTGCTAGTAAATCAGAGATGCCCGTCGAGATTCGGCATTTACAAAAAGATGGTAGTTACGTGTGGGTGTCTGCACATATGACTGCTGTCAAAAATCACCAAAGAGATGTGATTGCTATTCAAGGTATTTCACGAGATATTAGCGATCGGATTGCCCTTGCCTATGCAATTAGAGAGCGTAAGTTCGTAGAAACAAGACTTAATGAGTCTAACGAAGCTTTAGCGGCAATGAATCAAGAGTTAATTCGGGCAGCACAACAGAAAAAGGAATTTTTGACAGATATTAGTCATGAGCTTCGTACTTCTCTCAATGCAGTTTTAGGTTCAATCGAATGTTTGCAAGAGGGCGTATATGGCGATCTTAATGATAAACAGAGAAAAATTTTACAAGTAATTGAACATAGCGAAAATCACCTATTAACTTTAATTGATAAAGTGATTTATTTCTCGCAATCTGAGTAG
- the trxA gene encoding thioredoxin produces MSAANFIQDQSEFELLRESTDLLVVDCTATWCGPCKVIAPFIDQLAEVYSDRAKVMKIDIDANKPLAKQFGLKSIPAVLFFKQGELVETMIGVKNYDDFKNTLEKYL; encoded by the coding sequence ATGAGTGCAGCTAATTTTATTCAAGACCAATCTGAATTTGAACTACTTCGTGAAAGTACAGATCTACTCGTCGTAGACTGCACTGCTACTTGGTGTGGACCTTGTAAGGTGATTGCCCCTTTTATTGATCAATTGGCAGAAGTCTATAGCGATCGCGCTAAAGTAATGAAAATTGATATTGATGCCAATAAGCCCTTGGCAAAACAATTCGGTCTGAAAAGTATTCCTGCTGTGTTATTTTTTAAACAGGGGGAATTAGTCGAAACGATGATTGGTGTAAAAAACTATGATGATTTCAAGAATACTCTTGAAAAGTACCTGTAG
- a CDS encoding recombinase family protein, which translates to MTESNSENLSVWERLERGRRAKAASGGYAGYGSPAFGQRSLDGELVEDPEEVQVVELIRRHHKSGKSLQKIADWLNQQGYSTKRGQKWKRISVKRVLDRLYGKTPRISEVTQTTDTSTD; encoded by the coding sequence ATGACAGAAAGCAATTCTGAAAATCTTTCTGTTTGGGAAAGACTAGAACGGGGTAGACGAGCTAAAGCTGCATCAGGGGGGTATGCAGGTTACGGTTCTCCTGCTTTTGGTCAGCGATCGCTAGATGGCGAACTGGTGGAAGATCCCGAAGAAGTTCAAGTTGTAGAACTAATTCGTCGTCACCACAAGTCTGGTAAATCTTTGCAGAAAATCGCCGATTGGCTTAACCAGCAAGGATATAGTACTAAGCGCGGACAAAAATGGAAACGCATTTCTGTGAAGCGTGTACTAGATCGTCTCTATGGGAAAACGCCAAGAATTTCGGAAGTTACACAAACAACTGACACCTCTACTGATTAA
- a CDS encoding CBS domain-containing protein, with the protein MQFDNPLDWIPDLTSVIEYSPLIVTPATPLLEAIAMISQAHYPSCLLNKLDRVDTTTDIDNENLLDSANESPQLEVRNSCVLVKQDQELVGILTARDVVRITAQEVDFRQAKVSDFMTSPIITMPQRSIEDIFAALFLFRRYQIRHLPLVDEEGELIGVISHESIRHILRPANLLRFRRVADVMTTQVIHAPLDTPILYLAQLMSDNRVSCVVITETDQNDNMRPVGIVTERDIVQFHAFQVDLATTEAQTVMSTPLFLLSPEDSLWTAHEEMKRLRVGRMVVSWNWGQGLGIITQTSLLRIFDPMEMYGVIENMQQTIQQINPEPSKVKADNLQRASSSSSPQELERQTDSPNSILLNIYTTIKYLIDNLDLSKEERRSYLQSALDHLQTLI; encoded by the coding sequence ATGCAATTCGACAATCCTCTTGATTGGATTCCTGATTTAACGAGTGTTATCGAGTATTCTCCTTTGATCGTTACACCAGCAACACCTCTGTTGGAAGCGATCGCCATGATTAGTCAGGCGCACTATCCTAGCTGTTTGTTAAATAAACTGGATCGTGTAGATACTACCACAGATATAGATAATGAGAATTTATTAGACTCGGCAAATGAATCACCACAACTTGAAGTCAGAAATAGCTGTGTATTAGTAAAGCAAGATCAAGAACTGGTGGGGATTTTAACAGCACGCGATGTAGTACGCATCACTGCCCAAGAAGTTGATTTTCGCCAAGCCAAGGTTTCTGACTTCATGACATCGCCTATTATCACAATGCCACAGCGATCAATTGAAGATATCTTTGCAGCTTTATTTCTATTCCGACGTTATCAAATTCGCCACTTGCCATTGGTTGATGAAGAAGGAGAACTCATCGGTGTCATCTCCCATGAAAGTATTCGCCATATCTTACGTCCTGCCAATCTCCTACGATTTCGCCGTGTGGCTGATGTTATGACCACACAGGTAATTCATGCCCCTCTAGATACTCCGATTCTCTATCTAGCACAGTTAATGTCAGATAACCGTGTTAGCTGTGTGGTAATTACGGAAACTGATCAAAATGACAATATGCGTCCTGTGGGAATTGTGACTGAGCGAGATATTGTGCAGTTCCATGCTTTTCAAGTTGATCTGGCAACAACAGAGGCTCAAACTGTGATGAGTACACCACTCTTTTTGCTTAGCCCTGAAGATTCGCTATGGACAGCCCATGAAGAGATGAAAAGATTGCGGGTTGGACGTATGGTGGTTTCATGGAATTGGGGGCAAGGATTAGGAATTATCACGCAAACTAGCTTGTTACGCATCTTCGATCCAATGGAAATGTATGGCGTAATTGAGAATATGCAACAAACTATTCAACAGATTAATCCCGAACCATCGAAAGTTAAGGCGGACAATCTACAAAGAGCTTCGTCATCTTCGTCTCCTCAAGAATTAGAGAGACAGACAGATAGCCCCAATTCCATCCTCCTCAATATCTATACAACAATTAAGTATTTAATTGATAACTTAGATTTATCCAAAGAAGAAAGGCGTTCCTATCTCCAATCAGCGCTAGATCATCTTCAGACCTTGATATAG
- a CDS encoding DUF4259 domain-containing protein produces MGTWAVDAFGNDDACDWTYELEKVNDLSLVEAALDVVLNSGEEGVESSEATEAIAAIEVIARLQGNWGKRSAYSERLDQWVENNKIQPSTDLVQKANLAIACILSDNSELNELWQETEDYEDWLASITDLKNRVNNSINS; encoded by the coding sequence ATGGGAACTTGGGCTGTTGATGCATTTGGTAATGATGATGCTTGTGATTGGACGTATGAACTGGAAAAAGTAAATGACCTCTCGTTAGTAGAAGCTGCCCTTGATGTAGTGCTTAACTCTGGTGAAGAAGGGGTGGAATCCTCAGAAGCTACTGAAGCGATCGCAGCGATCGAAGTCATTGCAAGATTGCAAGGCAATTGGGGTAAGCGGAGCGCCTATTCCGAGAGGCTTGATCAGTGGGTAGAAAATAACAAAATTCAGCCATCAACCGATCTAGTTCAGAAAGCTAATTTAGCAATTGCGTGTATTCTCAGCGATAACTCTGAATTAAACGAATTATGGCAGGAAACTGAAGACTATGAAGATTGGTTAGCCTCTATCACTGATTTGAAGAATCGTGTCAATAATTCAATAAATAGTTAA
- a CDS encoding YacL family protein: MINIQFYRDAEGYFKADTDVQYFLLGQYFETEVQGVIGVCTDLLETIQEIEIGDRTELEGIGNAYGLKITSKRVTIWNEFAETEQTLDIPLSDFKQALENCCIFLQTMS; encoded by the coding sequence ATGATTAATATTCAGTTTTATAGAGATGCGGAAGGCTACTTCAAGGCTGATACTGACGTGCAATATTTTCTGCTCGGTCAATACTTTGAGACGGAAGTGCAAGGTGTTATCGGAGTCTGTACAGATCTTTTGGAAACAATCCAAGAAATTGAAATAGGCGATCGCACTGAATTAGAAGGCATAGGCAATGCCTATGGGCTTAAAATCACTTCTAAAAGAGTAACGATCTGGAATGAGTTTGCTGAAACCGAACAAACTTTGGATATTCCTTTATCTGACTTTAAGCAAGCTCTCGAAAATTGCTGCATATTTTTACAAACGATGAGTTGA
- a CDS encoding EndoU domain-containing protein has translation MANPVISKLAVGFASLGAIFSAGFLSPQVAELPTKPAAVIVQPSNTTIAKAPVAKPLTINQKHIFEGEINRKGLAVGYHHRPNGKDTANARMVKLTGMPNTQGVYTGRVEIRDLNTGKWVSKLSSSSFFPDRWSQAQVLAEIQGAFASANKTKEPWQGTSPSGLKIEGYYNKTTNTITTAYPIYRR, from the coding sequence ATGGCAAATCCCGTGATCTCTAAATTAGCTGTTGGCTTTGCATCACTAGGGGCAATATTTAGTGCAGGTTTCCTCAGTCCTCAAGTTGCTGAGCTACCAACTAAGCCTGCGGCAGTGATCGTCCAGCCTTCAAATACGACCATTGCCAAAGCCCCAGTTGCGAAGCCACTCACAATTAATCAAAAGCACATTTTTGAAGGGGAGATCAATCGTAAGGGATTAGCAGTGGGCTATCACCACCGACCTAATGGTAAGGATACTGCTAATGCGAGAATGGTCAAGCTCACAGGTATGCCGAATACGCAGGGTGTTTATACAGGTAGAGTTGAGATTCGCGATCTGAATACGGGTAAATGGGTCAGCAAATTGTCTAGTTCTAGCTTTTTCCCCGATCGCTGGTCTCAGGCACAGGTTTTGGCAGAAATTCAGGGAGCCTTTGCATCGGCAAATAAAACTAAGGAACCTTGGCAAGGCACTTCTCCAAGTGGACTCAAAATCGAGGGTTACTACAACAAAACGACAAATACAATTACCACCGCTTATCCCATCTATCGCCGATGA
- a CDS encoding NACHT domain-containing protein codes for MSKEQPQESEQGIEIDKAELTNSPIGQSGENLAIGDHNTFVKYILNLAGLAQPEKVAGRDEAETFLLGEVKTEVRSRLKHSLHREVAITLDKEMQLDRVRTWGVSVKIGMRVIEQIENGTSILNVFQREEVAGRLLILGKPGAGKTTTYLELANDLLEIAESDVKQPIPILFNLSSWKDDDQSIADWVVAEAKSKYGVAIEVAQNLLKRKRLLPMLDSLDELEPHRQEPCVLAINQWMQSEHRPRYLVICSRSEEYDSYSANFQLNAAIYLQPLSDEQLAEYFQVISQPDLWQKLQQDADLLEILRTPLFLSITLLARQKISITEWEQLATTNERKTYLLSAYVRQMLARDIENQYYKAKPMPTSAQTRHWLSWLAQQLQQESKDEFLIEGLQSSNLENRTQQKIYNWIVGVLVGLLFGLIFGLLFGLLFGLILGLILGLLFGLTQKRIEPVETFEFSLAPAKIREFFQSLIKGLISGLIVGLTVKISGQSWGLVLGLFLGLVGLIGGLIDGLKADFVSRKHPNQGIFASLQNSIWITLFTIPISSFGMFFILQVSGKQASILSNLIVGIDLAIFMGFHWSGVEALKHFILRCLLYRNGSIPWNYAQFLNYSTERMLLQRVGGRYRFIHRLLQEHFAAQITDK; via the coding sequence ATGTCAAAAGAACAGCCGCAGGAATCGGAGCAGGGAATTGAAATTGATAAGGCTGAGTTAACGAATTCTCCTATCGGTCAATCTGGGGAAAATCTGGCGATTGGCGATCATAATACTTTTGTCAAATATATTCTTAATCTCGCAGGATTGGCTCAACCTGAGAAAGTAGCGGGTAGGGATGAGGCGGAAACTTTTTTATTAGGGGAGGTGAAAACGGAAGTTAGGTCGCGGCTGAAACATTCGTTGCATCGTGAAGTGGCGATTACTTTAGATAAGGAGATGCAGTTGGATCGGGTGCGAACTTGGGGCGTATCGGTAAAAATTGGAATGCGGGTAATTGAACAAATAGAAAATGGAACAAGCATTCTCAATGTCTTTCAAAGAGAGGAGGTGGCAGGGCGATTGTTGATTTTGGGTAAGCCGGGGGCGGGGAAAACAACTACCTATTTGGAATTGGCGAATGATTTGCTAGAGATTGCCGAAAGTGATGTCAAGCAACCGATTCCCATTTTGTTTAATCTGTCATCTTGGAAGGATGATGATCAGAGCATTGCGGATTGGGTGGTAGCTGAGGCAAAAAGTAAGTATGGAGTTGCGATAGAAGTTGCTCAAAATTTACTCAAGCGTAAGCGACTGTTACCGATGTTGGATAGTTTAGATGAGTTGGAGCCGCACCGTCAGGAGCCATGTGTGCTTGCCATAAATCAATGGATGCAGAGCGAACATCGTCCGAGGTATTTGGTGATATGCAGTCGCAGTGAGGAATATGACAGCTATAGCGCCAATTTTCAACTGAATGCGGCGATTTATTTACAACCATTGAGCGATGAGCAGTTGGCGGAATATTTTCAGGTCATTTCTCAACCCGATCTATGGCAAAAATTACAACAGGATGCTGATTTATTAGAGATTTTGAGAACGCCGCTCTTTTTAAGTATCACTTTATTAGCAAGACAGAAAATATCAATTACTGAATGGGAACAGTTAGCAACTACGAATGAGCGTAAAACCTATTTGCTGTCGGCTTATGTGCGGCAAATGTTGGCGCGAGATATCGAAAATCAGTATTACAAAGCCAAACCAATGCCTACCTCTGCACAAACCAGACATTGGCTGAGTTGGCTTGCCCAGCAGCTACAACAGGAGTCAAAAGATGAGTTTCTCATTGAGGGCTTGCAATCGTCAAATTTAGAGAATCGTACACAGCAAAAAATTTATAACTGGATTGTTGGGGTGCTTGTTGGACTGCTTTTCGGGCTAATTTTCGGGCTGCTTTTTGGACTGCTTTTCGGGCTAATTTTAGGGCTAATTTTAGGGCTGCTTTTTGGGCTGACACAAAAGCGAATAGAACCTGTGGAGACTTTTGAATTTTCTTTAGCGCCTGCAAAGATTAGGGAATTTTTTCAATCGCTGATTAAAGGGCTGATTTCAGGACTGATTGTTGGGCTGACTGTAAAGATTTCAGGGCAGAGTTGGGGACTGGTTTTGGGACTGTTTCTCGGGCTGGTTGGGCTGATTGGTGGCTTGATTGATGGGCTAAAAGCTGATTTTGTGTCGAGAAAACATCCAAATCAAGGAATCTTCGCATCTTTGCAGAATTCTATATGGATTACATTGTTTACAATTCCAATTAGTAGTTTTGGAATGTTTTTTATCTTGCAAGTTAGTGGCAAACAAGCGAGTATTCTATCCAACTTAATTGTAGGAATAGATCTTGCTATATTTATGGGATTTCATTGGAGTGGAGTCGAAGCCCTAAAACACTTTATCTTGCGCTGTCTCCTCTATCGCAATGGCTCTATCCCTTGGAACTACGCACAATTTCTTAACTACAGCACCGAACGGATGCTATTACAGCGCGTTGGTGGACGCTATCGCTTTATCCATCGTCTCCTCCAAGAGCATTTCGCCGCTCAGATTACTGATAAATAG
- a CDS encoding DUF433 domain-containing protein encodes MGLDRIVIKPDVCLGQPTVRGLRITVAFVLKLLASNLSVPEILEAYPELELEDIRQVLNYAAWAVSDQTHGVLA; translated from the coding sequence ATGGGACTAGATCGAATTGTCATTAAACCAGATGTATGCCTCGGACAACCTACCGTCAGAGGACTGAGGATTACTGTAGCCTTTGTTCTCAAACTTTTAGCCAGCAATCTATCTGTTCCAGAAATTTTAGAAGCCTATCCTGAACTAGAGCTTGAAGACATCAGACAAGTCCTAAACTATGCAGCTTGGGCTGTCTCAGATCAAACTCATGGTGTTCTAGCGTGA
- a CDS encoding DUF5615 family PIN-like protein encodes MKNIRLLADVHISPKTVEDLQKQCYEIMRSSDVLPANAPDINILEFARTENWVVLTQDLDFSMLVALSRYSQPSLITLRLSSAKPDIVTQKLLDILPQIEEALQEGSAITIQDESIRIRKLPVR; translated from the coding sequence GTGAAGAATATCCGATTACTTGCAGATGTTCATATCTCACCCAAAACAGTTGAAGACTTACAAAAACAATGCTATGAAATTATGCGTAGCTCAGATGTATTGCCTGCCAACGCCCCAGATATCAATATCTTAGAATTTGCCAGAACTGAAAACTGGGTTGTACTCACTCAAGATTTAGACTTTTCAATGCTAGTCGCACTTAGTCGATACAGCCAGCCTAGCTTGATCACATTACGCCTTTCGTCTGCCAAACCAGACATTGTGACTCAAAAACTTTTAGATATATTGCCTCAGATAGAAGAAGCGCTTCAAGAAGGTTCCGCAATTACAATCCAAGATGAGAGTATTCGCATCCGTAAATTACCTGTGAGATAG
- a CDS encoding GH36-type glycosyl hydrolase domain-containing protein, producing the protein MAIANQYGYYTKDYREFVITNPRTPRPWFNYMWNSQYAGLISHTGGGFSFLESPRDNRISRMRYNCLPWDRPGRYVMVKDSATGKYWSLSWAPTIDLNYDFYECRHGQGYTKITTEINGIRGEITYFVPTDTNAEVWRVKLTELSGQARDLEIYSFLELLMGNALNDQINQPNDKHFTDIHFDQDLQALVATRRYWVLNKGVSVKQPNIDWKYQIYFSQSLPISGFDSSLDTFIGRWRSEANPVAVETGVMQNTEITAGDPVVALQSKIKLEANGTVDFAVTLEIAPKDTPLAPLVKGGGIIEIVDTYFNDLRQKWDAHLSCVQVQTPDEAFNAMINVWNQYQAAVTFDMARNSGYYHGGLLFGTGMRDRFQDILGVVMVDPARVRERLIKALNFQFKDGSTLHNYFVLTNTGERTNHSDTPLWIPFGIVEYLKETGDFSILEEVVPYHDETSGTVYEHLVRALDFAIANTGERGMPRIFTGDWNDTLDHVGAQGKGETTWGAFFLGYVLKKSLPVCEQQGDRAALDRFQKFYEHLRQVTNDVCWDGEWYLRAFRDNGEPIGVSSATQGKIFLNAQSWAVISELAPSDRADKAMASSREYLATPFGMQIVAPSFTEIDDTVGLISRCVPGKKENGAVFNHASSWFVLASLLNGDTEFGWEIYRRMMPINSSQATEAKCDRFETEPYVYPEYVTSPDHETQGQASHSWLTGTAVWMLRIGIDYILGFQPTFTGMIIDPKIPSEWSGFTSKRQFRGKTLSLTVTNHSAVKQVLVNGQIVEGKFIDPAKYEGEVIEIVVNL; encoded by the coding sequence GTGGCGATCGCAAACCAATACGGCTATTACACCAAAGATTATCGGGAATTTGTGATTACAAATCCGCGCACCCCGCGCCCTTGGTTTAACTATATGTGGAATAGCCAGTATGCAGGGCTAATTTCTCATACAGGTGGCGGCTTTAGCTTTTTGGAATCGCCACGGGATAATCGTATCAGTCGAATGCGCTATAACTGTCTGCCTTGGGATCGCCCCGGACGTTATGTGATGGTTAAAGATAGCGCTACGGGGAAATATTGGTCACTGAGTTGGGCACCAACGATTGATTTGAACTATGACTTTTATGAATGTCGTCACGGTCAAGGCTACACGAAGATCACTACGGAGATTAATGGAATTCGTGGGGAAATTACTTACTTCGTGCCAACAGATACGAATGCGGAAGTTTGGCGCGTAAAGTTAACGGAACTTTCAGGACAAGCAAGGGATTTAGAGATTTATTCATTCTTGGAATTGTTGATGGGCAATGCTCTCAATGATCAGATCAATCAACCTAATGATAAGCATTTCACTGATATTCATTTTGATCAAGATTTGCAAGCTTTGGTAGCTACCCGCCGCTATTGGGTATTGAACAAGGGAGTTTCCGTTAAGCAACCAAATATTGATTGGAAGTATCAGATTTATTTCTCGCAAAGTTTGCCAATCTCTGGCTTTGATAGCAGTCTAGATACCTTTATCGGCAGATGGCGATCGGAAGCCAATCCTGTTGCAGTGGAAACAGGGGTGATGCAGAATACGGAAATTACTGCGGGTGATCCTGTGGTGGCTTTGCAGTCGAAGATTAAGTTGGAAGCGAATGGAACTGTTGATTTTGCGGTGACTTTGGAGATTGCGCCAAAAGATACCCCCCTAGCCCCCCTTGTAAAGGGGGGGGGAATCATTGAAATAGTTGATACCTATTTCAATGATTTAAGACAAAAATGGGATGCTCATTTGTCCTGTGTGCAGGTACAAACACCCGATGAAGCATTTAACGCGATGATCAATGTCTGGAATCAGTATCAGGCGGCTGTTACCTTTGATATGGCGCGAAATTCGGGCTATTATCACGGCGGATTGCTGTTTGGTACGGGAATGCGCGATCGCTTCCAAGATATTCTCGGCGTAGTCATGGTCGATCCTGCGCGAGTCAGAGAAAGACTGATTAAAGCGCTAAACTTCCAATTTAAGGATGGTTCCACTTTACATAATTATTTTGTCCTAACCAATACAGGCGAACGTACTAACCATTCCGATACGCCTTTATGGATTCCTTTTGGGATTGTGGAATATCTCAAGGAAACTGGTGATTTTTCGATTTTAGAAGAAGTTGTTCCCTATCACGATGAGACTTCAGGCACAGTCTATGAGCATTTGGTGAGAGCGCTAGACTTTGCGATCGCCAATACAGGCGAAAGAGGAATGCCGCGCATTTTCACAGGTGATTGGAATGATACCCTCGATCATGTCGGCGCACAGGGTAAAGGCGAAACCACTTGGGGCGCATTTTTCTTAGGCTATGTGCTGAAAAAATCTCTGCCAGTCTGCGAACAACAAGGCGATCGCGCCGCATTAGATCGATTCCAGAAATTCTATGAACATCTGCGCCAAGTGACTAATGATGTCTGTTGGGATGGCGAATGGTATTTACGCGCCTTCCGTGACAATGGTGAACCCATCGGTGTATCGAGTGCAACTCAGGGCAAAATCTTCCTCAATGCTCAATCATGGGCGGTGATTTCGGAACTTGCACCCAGCGATCGCGCCGATAAAGCAATGGCTAGTAGTCGTGAATATTTAGCGACACCTTTCGGAATGCAAATCGTCGCGCCATCTTTTACGGAAATTGATGACACCGTCGGTCTAATCAGTCGTTGCGTCCCTGGCAAGAAAGAAAATGGCGCAGTGTTTAACCATGCCTCCTCATGGTTTGTATTAGCTTCCCTTCTTAATGGTGATACGGAGTTTGGTTGGGAAATCTATCGCCGCATGATGCCAATTAATTCCTCACAGGCAACTGAAGCGAAATGCGATCGCTTTGAAACCGAGCCATACGTCTATCCTGAATATGTTACCAGTCCCGATCATGAAACCCAAGGTCAGGCAAGTCATTCATGGCTCACAGGTACAGCCGTATGGATGCTCCGCATTGGCATTGATTACATCCTAGGATTCCAGCCCACATTTACAGGAATGATCATCGATCCCAAAATTCCGAGCGAGTGGTCTGGATTTACGTCTAAGCGCCAGTTTCGCGGTAAGACTCTCTCACTAACGGTGACTAATCATAGTGCTGTTAAACAGGTGTTAGTCAATGGTCAGATTGTGGAAGGGAAGTTTATTGACCCTGCGAAGTACGAAGGAGAGGTGATAGAGATCGTAGTAAATCTCTAA